The following proteins are encoded in a genomic region of Chryseobacterium cucumeris:
- a CDS encoding phosphoribosylformylglycinamidine synthase, translated as MSNNKRIFVEKRGIFDVESPKIFDEVKAVVPAVQSVKVYNVYDIFNLNDGEFEKVVNNTFVDPVTDILHTENPAKAIHFGMEFLPGQYDQRADSAQQCIALLTENEKSKVRSGKLIEFEGVSEADLVKIKDLLINKVESQEKDLSILDIPAEEIPSKVIIHENFINFNDAELESFYNNHGFALGLDDLKFIQEYFKTEERNPTETELKVLDTYWSDHCRHTTFETELSDIQFEGQFKRTLETIFNDYIEKRKFLGRELKPISLMDLATVCGKYFHKTGNLDNLVISDEINACTIQIEAEYDGKKEPWYLLFKNETHNHPTEIEPFGGASTCLGGAIRDPLSGRSFVFQAMRLTGAADVLESVDKTLPGKLPQKTITKQAANGYSSYGNQIGLATTMVSEIYDEGYKAKRMEVGFVTGAVPVDWVRREKPANGDSIIILGGATGRDGVGGASGSSKEQDETSIHTMSSEVQKGNAVEERKIQRLFRNPEVTKLIKKSNDFGAGGVSVAIGEIADSLEVNLDVLPLKYEGLNGTELAISESQERMAVVVDPQDKEKFIRFCEAENIVAVEVAKVTDSGRMQMFWKGDKIVDLSRAFLDTNGCSKSQEVKITHLEEVKEETKAFTAENFLNILKDKNVASQKGLLEMFDSSIGATTVAMPLGGKYQQTLMEGSVQTLPILGAKDIKTVSLASWGFDAEISKQNSLLGASYAVVESVAKIVAMGGDYKNIRLSFQEYFEKLGQNPEKWGKPLASLLGAYDAQINLGLAAIGGKDSMSGTYQDLNVPPTLISFACANGDKENIISPELKSAGNKLYFFNHIAQESGLPNYNALKEAFEFIFENIKAGKIVSVKTVKEGGLAVALAKMSFGNRLGVEINADEAVLLAKNIGSLIIEAKEELSSAALQLIGEVKDSGILKINNLETRITNLEAAYTNTFENLFPTLEKEKITVEIDEKSNSIHPRNIIIKKHGIAQPKVFAPVFPGTNCEYDTLNAFQKEGAVVSSLPLININHQLLDESIDAWVEEIRTSQILAFSGGFSAGDEPDGSAKFIVNVLKNEKMKNAVHELLDRDGMIIGICNGFQALVKSGLLPYGRIKDLDENSPTLAHNAIRRHISQMVTVQVVNDESPWLKGMKGQTFTIPISHGEGRFMASEEEIKKLYENGQIATQYIDLDGNIAHGMPFNPNNSLFGIEGITSPCGKIYGRMGHPERFAEGLMKNIPTANYHNIFKNGVEYFK; from the coding sequence ATGTCTAATAACAAAAGAATTTTCGTAGAAAAAAGAGGAATTTTCGATGTTGAAAGTCCAAAAATTTTTGATGAAGTAAAAGCGGTTGTCCCGGCAGTTCAAAGTGTGAAAGTATACAATGTATATGATATTTTCAATCTGAACGACGGAGAATTTGAAAAAGTGGTAAACAACACTTTCGTAGACCCTGTTACTGATATTTTACATACAGAAAACCCTGCAAAGGCTATTCATTTCGGAATGGAATTTTTGCCGGGACAGTATGATCAGAGAGCAGACTCTGCGCAGCAGTGTATCGCTTTGCTGACTGAAAATGAAAAATCAAAAGTAAGAAGTGGAAAATTAATCGAATTTGAAGGAGTTTCTGAAGCGGATTTGGTTAAAATCAAAGACCTTCTGATCAACAAGGTAGAATCTCAGGAAAAGGACTTATCTATTCTGGATATTCCTGCAGAGGAAATCCCATCAAAAGTAATCATCCACGAAAACTTCATCAATTTCAATGATGCAGAACTTGAAAGTTTCTATAACAACCATGGTTTTGCATTAGGATTGGATGACTTGAAATTTATTCAGGAATATTTCAAAACTGAAGAGAGAAATCCTACGGAAACAGAATTAAAAGTATTAGACACCTATTGGAGCGACCACTGTCGTCACACGACATTCGAAACAGAATTGTCAGATATTCAGTTTGAAGGTCAGTTCAAACGCACATTGGAAACTATTTTCAATGATTATATCGAGAAAAGAAAATTCTTAGGCCGTGAGCTGAAGCCAATTTCCTTAATGGACCTTGCAACAGTATGCGGTAAATATTTCCATAAAACAGGGAATCTTGATAACCTTGTTATTTCTGATGAGATCAATGCATGTACTATTCAGATCGAAGCAGAATATGACGGTAAAAAAGAACCTTGGTATTTATTATTCAAAAACGAAACGCACAATCACCCTACGGAAATTGAACCTTTCGGTGGAGCATCTACTTGTTTGGGAGGGGCAATCAGAGATCCATTATCCGGAAGATCTTTCGTTTTCCAGGCGATGAGATTAACGGGAGCTGCAGATGTTTTGGAATCTGTAGATAAGACATTACCAGGAAAATTACCTCAGAAAACGATTACAAAGCAGGCTGCCAACGGATATTCTTCTTACGGTAACCAGATTGGTCTTGCTACCACAATGGTTTCTGAAATCTATGACGAAGGCTATAAAGCTAAAAGAATGGAAGTTGGTTTCGTAACCGGAGCCGTTCCTGTAGATTGGGTAAGACGTGAGAAACCTGCTAACGGTGATTCAATCATCATTTTAGGAGGTGCAACAGGTCGTGACGGAGTAGGAGGAGCAAGCGGAAGTTCAAAAGAGCAGGACGAAACTTCTATCCACACCATGAGTTCGGAAGTTCAGAAAGGAAATGCTGTAGAAGAGCGTAAAATCCAGAGATTATTCAGAAATCCTGAGGTAACGAAGCTGATCAAAAAATCAAACGACTTCGGAGCTGGAGGAGTTTCTGTGGCAATCGGTGAAATTGCAGACTCTTTAGAAGTAAACCTTGATGTATTACCATTAAAATATGAAGGATTAAACGGTACCGAACTGGCTATTTCCGAATCTCAGGAAAGAATGGCGGTAGTTGTGGATCCTCAGGATAAAGAAAAATTCATCAGATTCTGTGAAGCTGAAAACATTGTTGCCGTAGAAGTAGCAAAAGTGACAGATTCAGGAAGAATGCAGATGTTCTGGAAAGGAGACAAAATTGTAGACCTTTCAAGAGCTTTCTTAGATACCAACGGATGTTCAAAGTCTCAGGAAGTGAAAATCACTCACCTTGAAGAAGTAAAAGAAGAAACAAAAGCTTTCACAGCAGAAAACTTCCTGAACATCTTAAAAGATAAAAATGTAGCTTCTCAGAAAGGATTGCTTGAAATGTTCGACTCTTCAATCGGGGCAACAACAGTAGCTATGCCTTTAGGAGGGAAATATCAGCAGACCCTTATGGAAGGAAGTGTGCAGACACTACCGATCTTAGGAGCAAAAGATATTAAAACCGTTTCTCTGGCAAGCTGGGGATTCGATGCTGAAATCTCAAAACAAAATTCACTGTTAGGAGCATCTTATGCTGTCGTAGAGAGTGTGGCGAAGATTGTGGCGATGGGAGGTGATTATAAAAACATCAGATTAAGCTTCCAGGAATACTTCGAAAAATTAGGGCAAAATCCTGAAAAATGGGGTAAACCTTTGGCTTCACTTTTAGGAGCTTACGATGCACAGATCAATTTAGGTCTTGCAGCGATCGGAGGAAAAGATTCCATGAGCGGAACGTATCAGGATCTGAATGTTCCGCCAACCCTGATTTCTTTTGCATGTGCTAACGGAGACAAAGAAAATATCATTTCTCCTGAATTGAAAAGTGCAGGAAACAAACTGTATTTCTTCAATCATATTGCTCAGGAAAGCGGACTTCCAAACTATAATGCTTTAAAAGAAGCTTTTGAATTCATTTTCGAAAACATCAAAGCAGGAAAAATTGTTTCTGTAAAAACAGTGAAAGAAGGAGGTTTGGCTGTAGCTTTAGCAAAAATGAGCTTCGGAAACAGATTAGGTGTTGAAATCAATGCTGATGAAGCTGTTTTATTGGCTAAAAATATCGGTAGCCTGATCATTGAAGCTAAAGAAGAATTAAGCTCAGCTGCTCTTCAGTTGATCGGAGAAGTAAAAGATTCAGGGATTTTAAAGATTAATAATCTCGAAACCCGAATCACGAACCTCGAAGCCGCATATACCAATACATTTGAGAATCTCTTCCCAACACTAGAAAAAGAAAAGATCACGGTTGAAATTGATGAAAAATCAAACTCAATCCATCCAAGAAATATCATCATTAAAAAACATGGAATTGCACAGCCGAAAGTATTTGCTCCTGTATTCCCGGGAACTAACTGTGAGTATGACACACTGAATGCATTCCAGAAAGAAGGTGCCGTAGTTAGCAGCTTGCCTTTAATCAATATCAATCACCAGTTATTGGATGAAAGCATTGATGCCTGGGTAGAAGAGATCAGAACTTCTCAGATTCTGGCCTTCTCAGGAGGTTTCTCTGCGGGTGATGAACCGGATGGTTCTGCAAAATTCATTGTCAACGTTCTGAAAAACGAAAAAATGAAAAATGCAGTACACGAATTATTAGACAGAGACGGGATGATTATCGGGATCTGTAACGGATTCCAGGCATTGGTGAAATCAGGATTGTTACCTTACGGAAGAATCAAAGATCTGGATGAAAACTCTCCAACGTTAGCTCATAATGCCATCAGAAGACACATCTCTCAGATGGTTACAGTACAAGTAGTGAATGACGAAAGCCCTTGGTTAAAAGGAATGAAAGGACAAACTTTCACAATTCCGATTTCCCACGGAGAAGGACGTTTCATGGCTTCAGAAGAAGAGATTAAGAAATTGTATGAAAACGGGCAGATTGCTACTCAATATATTGATCTTGATGGAAACATTGCTCACGGAATGCCATTCAATCCTAATAACTCTTTATTCGGAATCGAAGGAATCACTAGTCCATGTGGAAAAATCTACGGAAGAATGGGGCACCCGGAACGTTTTGCAGAAGGTCTCATGAAGAATATACCAACCGCGAATTATCACAATATATTCAAAAACGGTGTTGAATACTTCAAATAA
- a CDS encoding diacylglycerol kinase family protein, whose translation MQKPPIHKSFLNAFRGVFMMIKTERNFQIELLVFFVNLFLIFYFNLSNTDTALVLIASFAVLSAEIFNTAIEKICDIIQPDFDKRIGFIKDIAAGAVLLTAIAAVIVGVLVYGKYVFS comes from the coding sequence ATGCAAAAACCTCCCATCCATAAAAGTTTTCTCAATGCTTTCCGGGGTGTTTTTATGATGATTAAAACAGAAAGAAATTTCCAGATTGAACTTCTGGTATTCTTTGTCAATCTCTTCCTTATTTTTTATTTCAACCTGAGCAACACAGACACCGCTTTGGTTCTTATTGCCTCATTCGCTGTTTTAAGTGCTGAAATTTTTAATACCGCTATTGAAAAGATCTGTGATATCATTCAACCTGATTTCGACAAAAGAATTGGCTTTATTAAGGACATTGCTGCCGGAGCTGTATTGCTGACAGCTATTGCAGCGGTGATTGTCGGAGTCTTGGTGTATGGGAAATATGTTTTTAGTTAA
- a CDS encoding ribonuclease inhibitor — protein sequence MLNTSNNNTRKMIVIHGGHFSSLGGFYEEASNVLMKDTDWKVGTLDGFDDILYGGFGVIEGKEKIEIIWKEAEKSKEDLGFKATREFYENKIRQGKPFNIKLIQRKLDELTEGKGQTLFEILVEIIESHTNITLTLE from the coding sequence GTGTTGAATACTTCAAATAACAATACAAGAAAAATGATCGTCATCCATGGCGGTCATTTTTCGTCTTTAGGAGGTTTCTACGAAGAAGCTTCCAACGTTCTCATGAAGGATACAGACTGGAAAGTAGGAACACTAGATGGCTTTGATGATATTCTCTACGGAGGTTTCGGAGTGATTGAAGGCAAAGAAAAAATTGAAATCATCTGGAAAGAAGCAGAAAAGTCAAAAGAAGACTTAGGCTTTAAGGCTACCCGTGAATTCTACGAAAACAAAATCCGACAGGGAAAACCCTTCAATATAAAATTAATTCAGCGAAAATTAGATGAATTGACTGAAGGGAAAGGCCAGACGCTTTTTGAAATTCTGGTGGAAATTATAGAATCACATACGAATATTACGCTGACATTAGAATGA
- a CDS encoding gamma-glutamylcyclotransferase family protein, translating to MPNLFSYGTLQKEQVQLETFGRILQGEKDILSGYKLSMLEITDPEVLRKSGQKYHPVLEFSGNNEDEIEGVLFDVTDEEILQADEYEVDDYKRIKTVFKSGKEGFIYVGK from the coding sequence ATGCCTAATTTATTTTCTTATGGAACCCTGCAGAAAGAGCAGGTACAGCTTGAAACTTTTGGAAGAATTTTACAAGGTGAAAAAGATATCTTATCAGGCTATAAATTAAGTATGCTTGAAATTACAGATCCTGAAGTACTTCGGAAAAGCGGTCAGAAATACCATCCTGTACTTGAATTTTCAGGAAACAATGAGGATGAGATAGAAGGAGTACTTTTTGACGTGACAGATGAAGAAATCCTCCAGGCAGATGAATACGAAGTGGATGATTACAAAAGAATCAAAACCGTTTTTAAATCTGGAAAAGAAGGGTTTATCTATGTCGGAAAATAG
- a CDS encoding SGNH/GDSL hydrolase family protein yields the protein MKKIIYGLFFGDSITYGEYDGVFGGWVDILKRYALQKFHEGNGDELILFNLGIGGETTEGLLKRIPHELAARNSADGNIVFLSYGANDLAVKDGVQIVDPDKFKTNIKEAVAHAGQFSNTIYLVSILPFSQKIDGVVVSSGKKRINEDVVVYNQILKNIVAEDSLGYIDFYSAFLDDKEILLSADGVHPNEKGYGMMAEIAIPIIEKYL from the coding sequence ATGAAGAAAATTATTTACGGGCTGTTCTTCGGTGACAGCATTACCTATGGAGAATATGACGGCGTTTTTGGCGGCTGGGTAGATATTCTGAAAAGATATGCCCTGCAGAAATTTCATGAAGGAAACGGAGATGAACTGATCCTGTTCAATCTCGGAATAGGAGGAGAAACCACAGAAGGATTGCTCAAAAGAATTCCTCATGAACTGGCTGCAAGAAATTCTGCTGATGGAAATATCGTTTTTCTAAGCTATGGAGCCAATGATCTTGCAGTAAAAGATGGAGTACAGATTGTAGATCCTGACAAATTTAAAACCAATATCAAAGAAGCTGTCGCACATGCCGGGCAGTTTTCCAATACCATTTATCTTGTAAGCATTCTCCCTTTCTCTCAAAAAATAGATGGAGTAGTAGTCAGCTCCGGGAAGAAAAGAATCAACGAGGATGTGGTTGTTTACAATCAAATTTTGAAAAATATTGTAGCAGAAGACTCATTGGGATATATAGATTTTTATTCTGCTTTCCTGGATGATAAAGAAATTCTGCTTTCTGCAGACGGTGTGCATCCTAATGAAAAAGGCTATGGAATGATGGCCGAAATCGCAATTCCAATCATTGAAAAGTATCTGTAA
- a CDS encoding GyrI-like domain-containing protein has product MNNVKIEPFKVIGISVRTTNENGQAGKDIPVLWEKMISENIVNSIPNKIDNTIYSIYTDYEKDHTKPYTTVLGCKVENLDNIPEGMVGYSFDGGDYLKFVPKGDLSKGLVINEWLKIWEMGLNRTFTADFEVYGEKAQNPSDAEVDIFIAVK; this is encoded by the coding sequence ATGAATAACGTAAAAATAGAACCTTTTAAGGTGATCGGGATCTCTGTAAGAACAACCAATGAAAATGGACAGGCAGGAAAAGATATTCCGGTATTATGGGAGAAAATGATCAGCGAGAATATTGTCAATTCAATTCCAAATAAAATAGACAATACCATTTATTCCATCTATACAGATTACGAAAAAGACCATACAAAACCTTATACAACGGTTCTTGGATGTAAAGTCGAAAACCTTGATAACATCCCGGAAGGAATGGTTGGCTATTCTTTTGATGGTGGAGACTATCTGAAATTTGTCCCAAAAGGAGACCTTTCAAAAGGGTTGGTTATCAACGAATGGTTAAAAATCTGGGAAATGGGTTTGAACAGAACATTTACCGCCGATTTTGAAGTGTATGGAGAAAAAGCACAAAATCCTTCAGATGCCGAAGTAGATATTTTCATCGCTGTAAAATAA